A region from the Halomarina litorea genome encodes:
- a CDS encoding CDC48 family AAA ATPase: MNEVQLEVAKAYPNDSGRGIARLDPDTLLHLKLSPGDIIEIEGGDRTAAKVWRADRQDWNTDTVRIDGFTRQNADVGIGERVTIRKAEATKAEKLVLAPPEEASVQFGSDAAGMVKRQILKRPVVERDIVPVMSSTNHPFMRSPGQAIPLIAVETDPEGVVLVTEDTEVELREEPISGFEKTGGGITYEDIGGLQGEIQRVREMVELPMKHPQIFKKLGIEPPQGVLLHGPPGTGKTLLAKAVANETSASFFSIAGPEIISKYYGESEQQLREIFEDASEESPSIIFIDELDSIAPKREDVTGEVERRVVAQLLTMMDGLESRGQVIVIAATNRVDSVDPALRRPGRFDREIEIGVPDENGRKEVLQIHTRGMPLSDDVSLDHLADETHGFVGADIESLTKEAAMKALRRYLPEIDLDEEDIPPSLIDRMIIKREDFRGALNEVDPSAMREVLVELPKISWDDVGGLDHAKQQVQESVEWPMNSPERFERMGVSPPSGVLLYGPPGTGKTLMAKAVANETNANFISVRGPQLLSKWVGESEKAIRQTFRKARQVAPTVIFFDELDSLAPGRGGDVGSNVSERVVNQLLTELDGLEEMENVMVIGATNRPDMIDPALIRSGRFDRLVYIGEPELEGREQILRIHTKKSPLAPDVSLRELAEVTQGYVGSDLESIAREAAIEALREDEEADEVEMRHFRSAMESVRPTINDDLRSYYEEIEDQFRGGQRGMERQSSGRIGFQ, encoded by the coding sequence ATGAACGAAGTTCAACTGGAGGTGGCGAAGGCGTACCCGAACGACTCGGGCCGCGGTATCGCGCGCCTCGACCCGGACACGCTGTTGCATCTCAAGCTCAGCCCCGGCGACATCATCGAGATAGAGGGCGGCGACCGGACCGCGGCGAAGGTCTGGCGCGCCGACCGCCAGGACTGGAACACGGACACCGTCCGTATCGACGGGTTCACGCGCCAGAACGCCGACGTGGGCATCGGCGAGCGCGTGACCATCCGGAAGGCCGAGGCAACGAAAGCCGAGAAACTCGTCCTCGCGCCGCCCGAGGAGGCGTCGGTCCAGTTCGGCAGCGACGCCGCGGGCATGGTCAAGCGCCAGATTCTGAAGCGCCCGGTCGTCGAACGCGACATCGTGCCTGTCATGTCGAGTACGAACCACCCGTTCATGCGCTCGCCGGGACAGGCCATCCCGCTCATCGCCGTCGAGACGGACCCCGAGGGCGTCGTTCTCGTCACCGAGGACACCGAGGTGGAACTCCGCGAGGAGCCAATCAGCGGGTTCGAGAAGACCGGCGGCGGCATCACCTACGAGGACATCGGCGGTCTCCAGGGCGAGATTCAGCGCGTCCGCGAGATGGTCGAACTGCCGATGAAGCACCCCCAGATATTCAAGAAACTGGGCATCGAGCCGCCACAGGGGGTCCTCCTCCACGGCCCACCCGGCACCGGCAAGACCCTCCTCGCCAAGGCCGTGGCCAACGAGACGTCCGCGAGTTTCTTCTCCATCGCGGGCCCCGAGATCATCTCGAAGTACTACGGGGAGTCGGAACAACAGCTTCGTGAGATATTCGAGGACGCGAGCGAGGAGTCGCCGTCTATCATCTTCATCGACGAACTCGACTCCATCGCGCCCAAGCGCGAGGACGTCACCGGCGAGGTCGAACGCCGCGTCGTCGCTCAGTTGCTGACGATGATGGACGGCCTCGAATCGCGCGGGCAGGTCATCGTCATCGCCGCGACGAACCGCGTCGACAGCGTCGACCCCGCACTCCGCCGTCCGGGTCGGTTCGACCGCGAGATCGAGATCGGCGTGCCCGACGAGAACGGCCGGAAGGAGGTCCTCCAGATCCACACCCGGGGGATGCCGCTGTCGGACGATGTGAGCCTCGACCACCTCGCCGACGAGACCCACGGCTTCGTGGGTGCGGACATCGAGAGTCTCACGAAGGAGGCGGCGATGAAGGCGCTGCGCCGGTACCTCCCCGAGATCGACCTCGACGAGGAGGACATCCCGCCGAGCCTCATCGACCGGATGATCATCAAGCGTGAGGACTTCCGCGGTGCGCTCAACGAGGTGGACCCGAGCGCGATGCGCGAGGTGCTCGTCGAACTCCCGAAGATATCGTGGGACGACGTCGGCGGCCTCGACCACGCCAAACAGCAGGTTCAGGAGTCCGTCGAGTGGCCGATGAACTCCCCCGAGCGTTTCGAGCGCATGGGCGTCAGCCCGCCCTCCGGGGTGCTGCTCTACGGCCCGCCGGGGACGGGCAAGACCCTGATGGCGAAGGCCGTCGCCAACGAGACGAACGCGAACTTCATCTCGGTGCGCGGCCCGCAACTGCTCTCGAAGTGGGTGGGTGAGTCCGAGAAGGCCATCCGCCAGACGTTCCGCAAGGCCCGGCAGGTCGCCCCGACCGTCATCTTCTTCGACGAGTTGGACTCGCTGGCGCCCGGCCGTGGCGGCGACGTCGGCTCGAACGTCTCCGAGCGTGTAGTCAACCAGCTCCTCACCGAACTCGACGGGCTGGAGGAGATGGAGAACGTGATGGTCATCGGCGCGACCAACCGCCCGGACATGATCGACCCCGCGCTCATCCGCTCGGGTCGCTTCGACCGGCTAGTCTACATCGGCGAACCCGAACTGGAGGGCCGCGAACAGATCCTCCGCATCCACACGAAGAAGTCGCCGCTGGCCCCCGACGTGAGCCTGCGCGAACTCGCGGAGGTCACGCAGGGGTACGTCGGTTCGGATCTGGAGTCCATCGCCCGCGAGGCCGCAATCGAGGCCCTGCGCGAGGACGAGGAGGCCGACGAGGTCGAGATGCGTCACTTCCGGAGCGCGATGGAGTCGGTCCGCCCGACCATCAACGACGACCTGCGGTCGTACTACGAGGAGATCGAAGACCAGTTCCGCGGCGGCCAGCGCGGGATGGAACGCCAGTCCAGCGGCCGCATCGGCTTCCAATAG
- the phoU gene encoding phosphate signaling complex protein PhoU: MARNSYQEMLVELRENVLYMSEVVAERLRLGLSALEQKDHDLAREVIEGDDEVNQLYLDLEGDCIDLLALQQPVASDLRFIASSFKIITDLERVADLATNLGGYAEEADQDVFPEVDVQEIGDATLAMLEDAMSAYAEEDAEACFAIAERDDDIDAMCERASGIVVRDLIETEFDDGAEEGDMEAMLQDVSRLLLIIRDLERVGDHAVNIAARTLYMAENSDELIY, encoded by the coding sequence ATGGCCCGCAACAGCTACCAGGAGATGCTGGTCGAACTGCGCGAGAACGTCCTCTACATGAGCGAGGTGGTCGCAGAGCGCCTCCGTCTGGGGCTCTCGGCGCTCGAACAGAAGGACCACGACCTCGCGCGAGAGGTCATCGAGGGCGACGACGAGGTCAACCAGTTGTACCTCGACCTCGAAGGGGACTGTATCGACCTGCTGGCCCTCCAGCAACCCGTCGCCAGCGACCTGCGGTTCATCGCCTCCTCGTTCAAGATCATCACCGACCTCGAACGGGTGGCCGACCTCGCGACGAACCTCGGGGGGTACGCCGAGGAGGCCGACCAGGACGTGTTCCCGGAGGTCGACGTCCAGGAGATCGGCGACGCCACCCTCGCCATGCTGGAGGACGCGATGAGCGCCTACGCCGAGGAGGACGCAGAGGCCTGTTTCGCCATCGCCGAACGCGACGACGACATCGACGCCATGTGCGAACGCGCCTCCGGCATCGTCGTCCGCGACCTCATCGAGACGGAGTTCGACGACGGGGCCGAGGAGGGCGACATGGAGGCCATGCTCCAGGACGTCTCGCGCCTCCTGCTCATCATCCGCGACCTCGAACGCGTCGGCGACCACGCCGTCAACATCGCCGCGCGAACGCTGTACATGGCCGAGAACAGCGACGAACTCATTTACTAG
- a CDS encoding phosphate signaling complex PhoU family protein — protein METRKVQVTGGSTYTVSLPKTWATDNGISAGSVVEFYPEEDSLLLTPRSDEDRTEGTLDITDLEGEELMRAVVTMYVSGFDIINLETARVTAAQRRAIRNGAQRLVGLEVIGETSEHVILQDLLDSSELSIVNAITRMRLVALSMLEDAITALVEDDDDLATDVIERDDDVDRLWYMTSRVFRGVLRDPSTATEVGLPRETCFDYHSSARQLERIADHATKVAELALELDEIPEGAAAALEDLLEEAKDVAETAMDALLEDDADAASRLANRARERVDVIDGQAREVDKQVRELDPQQAQLLGLVVDSLSRSADYGGNIAETAMQKAAPKP, from the coding sequence ATGGAAACGCGGAAAGTCCAGGTAACCGGCGGCTCGACGTACACGGTGTCGCTGCCCAAGACGTGGGCGACGGACAACGGCATCAGCGCCGGGAGCGTCGTCGAGTTCTACCCGGAGGAGGACTCGCTGCTGTTGACCCCGCGCAGCGACGAGGACCGGACGGAGGGCACCCTCGACATCACCGACCTCGAGGGTGAGGAGCTGATGCGCGCCGTCGTGACGATGTACGTCAGCGGCTTCGACATCATCAACCTGGAGACGGCGCGCGTGACGGCCGCCCAGCGCCGTGCCATCCGGAACGGCGCACAGCGCCTCGTCGGTCTGGAGGTCATCGGCGAGACCAGCGAGCACGTCATCCTGCAGGACCTGCTCGACTCCTCGGAACTCTCCATCGTCAACGCCATCACGCGCATGCGCCTCGTCGCCCTCTCGATGCTGGAGGACGCTATCACCGCCCTCGTCGAGGACGACGACGACCTCGCGACCGACGTCATCGAGCGCGACGACGACGTCGACCGCCTCTGGTACATGACCTCGCGGGTGTTCCGAGGCGTCCTGCGGGACCCCTCGACGGCCACGGAAGTCGGTCTCCCCCGCGAGACGTGTTTCGACTACCACTCCAGCGCCCGCCAACTGGAGCGCATCGCGGACCACGCGACGAAGGTGGCCGAACTCGCCCTCGAACTCGACGAGATTCCCGAGGGAGCCGCCGCCGCCCTCGAGGACCTGCTCGAAGAGGCCAAGGACGTCGCCGAGACGGCGATGGACGCCCTCCTCGAGGACGACGCCGACGCCGCCTCCCGACTCGCGAACCGCGCCCGCGAGCGCGTCGACGTCATCGACGGGCAGGCCCGCGAGGTGGACAAGCAGGTCCGGGAACTCGACCCACAGCAGGCACAGCTACTCGGGCTGGTCGTCGACTCCCTGTCGCGCAGTGCCGACTACGGCGGCAACATCGCCGAGACGGCGATGCAGAAGGCCGCCCCCAAACCGTAG
- a CDS encoding 30S ribosomal protein S8e — MKFQGRSRTKRTGGRRRPIRKKRKHELGRQATETRVGDAKLKVVETMGGNTKVRAIQQDTANVATADGVVSATIEGVTSNDANPNYVRRNIVTRGAIIETSEGTARVTSRPGQDGQVNAVLLDDE, encoded by the coding sequence ATGAAATTCCAGGGACGCTCCCGCACGAAGCGCACCGGCGGTCGACGCCGGCCCATCCGCAAGAAGCGAAAGCACGAACTCGGCCGGCAGGCGACCGAGACGCGCGTCGGTGACGCGAAGCTGAAGGTCGTCGAGACGATGGGCGGCAACACGAAGGTCCGCGCCATCCAGCAGGACACCGCCAACGTCGCCACCGCGGACGGCGTCGTCAGCGCCACCATCGAGGGCGTCACCTCGAACGACGCCAACCCGAACTACGTCCGCCGGAACATCGTCACGCGCGGTGCCATCATCGAGACGAGCGAGGGCACTGCCCGCGTCACCTCGCGCCCCGGTCAGGACGGCCAGGTCAACGCCGTCCTCCTCGACGACGAGTAA
- a CDS encoding DUF2240 family protein, which yields MSLRSAVAAPYRAKGRDSIPESEFVVALSLDRDWFSPDQAKRLVDVAVSEGLLAREDGELAVTFDPDDEVVPEEFRPDESVIQTRTTFQRVLDAVVETGESKQETVAGINALQSDLGVTIEAAAVLYAHRRGVDVTDHARRAREELSG from the coding sequence ATGAGTCTCCGCAGCGCCGTCGCCGCCCCCTACCGCGCGAAGGGCCGCGACAGCATCCCCGAGAGCGAGTTCGTCGTCGCGCTGTCGCTCGACCGCGACTGGTTCTCTCCCGACCAGGCGAAGCGCCTCGTCGACGTGGCGGTGAGCGAGGGCCTCCTCGCGCGCGAGGACGGCGAACTCGCAGTGACCTTCGACCCGGACGACGAGGTGGTCCCCGAGGAGTTCCGGCCCGACGAGTCGGTCATCCAGACGCGCACCACGTTCCAGCGCGTTCTCGACGCCGTCGTGGAGACCGGAGAGTCGAAACAGGAGACGGTCGCCGGCATCAACGCCCTCCAGTCGGACCTCGGCGTCACCATCGAGGCGGCCGCCGTCCTCTACGCCCACCGCCGCGGCGTGGACGTGACCGACCACGCGAGACGGGCGCGCGAGGAGCTCTCGGGGTAG
- a CDS encoding nuclear transport factor 2 family protein, whose product MTSTESVLDHHLRAFGAQDMEENLKDYDEDSVLITHDSVFRGIDEITGAFEAFFEEFDDPETELTVDRKVIEGDVAYITWHARTPENDYEFATDTFLVRDGTIEVQTLGAVVSPRE is encoded by the coding sequence ATGACTTCGACAGAATCCGTACTCGACCACCACCTGCGGGCGTTCGGCGCACAGGACATGGAGGAGAACCTGAAAGACTACGACGAGGACTCGGTCCTCATCACCCACGACAGCGTCTTCCGCGGCATCGACGAGATAACGGGCGCGTTCGAGGCGTTCTTCGAGGAGTTCGACGACCCCGAGACGGAACTCACCGTCGACCGCAAGGTCATCGAGGGGGACGTCGCGTACATCACCTGGCACGCCCGGACGCCGGAGAACGACTACGAGTTCGCCACCGACACGTTCCTCGTCAGGGACGGGACCATCGAGGTCCAGACGCTCGGCGCGGTGGTCTCGCCGCGAGAGTAG
- a CDS encoding NADH:flavin oxidoreductase — translation MSIALDTPLDVGGLRVPNRLYRAPLLECAGDGPDAADALVDELVPTVAAGCGLVFQGAAVVRPEGGCVAPNMTRLHDRESAMRLRPLTEAVHDHGGRIVVQLDHGGLRSLETWHHGYRREHPELRQLAVSRPPRTLRALSAAGVLSLDAHVLSTDEVYDLAADFGRAAHHAVAAGYDGVHLAGANMGLIQQFCSPYYNRRDDEFADGARFLEVVHDEVRKRAGDVPLLTKVPAETHRPPFVRTYLSRADGVRLAERLAEYGYDAVVPVESSTFWDASIVRGRFPDRAWEAPAFQSGYAAAFGGPRRARLVEFLTRVATRRTPFEAAWNAEFCREVRGRVDVPVLCEGGVRGREEMDRLLGEACDMVGVGRPFYAEPRLAARLLADPDARAACRNCNNCVVPQAAGAEGVCRTPSVLRERAARKERGEYDAPGDR, via the coding sequence ATGTCGATTGCGCTCGACACCCCCCTCGACGTAGGGGGCCTTCGGGTCCCGAACCGCCTCTATCGCGCCCCGCTGCTGGAATGCGCCGGCGACGGCCCCGACGCCGCGGACGCCCTCGTCGACGAACTGGTCCCGACCGTCGCCGCCGGGTGCGGCCTCGTCTTCCAGGGGGCGGCCGTCGTCAGACCTGAGGGTGGCTGTGTCGCTCCGAACATGACACGCCTCCACGACCGGGAGAGCGCGATGCGTCTCCGCCCGCTCACGGAGGCGGTCCACGACCACGGCGGACGCATCGTCGTCCAGTTGGACCACGGCGGCCTGCGCAGTCTGGAGACGTGGCACCACGGGTACCGCCGCGAACACCCGGAGCTTCGGCAACTGGCCGTCTCCCGCCCGCCGCGCACCCTCCGGGCGCTCTCTGCCGCCGGCGTCCTCTCCCTCGACGCGCACGTCCTCTCGACCGACGAGGTGTACGACCTCGCGGCGGACTTCGGGCGCGCCGCCCACCACGCCGTCGCGGCGGGCTACGACGGCGTCCACCTCGCGGGGGCGAACATGGGTCTCATCCAGCAGTTCTGCTCGCCGTACTACAACCGGCGTGACGACGAGTTCGCCGACGGTGCGCGCTTCCTCGAAGTCGTCCACGACGAGGTCCGAAAGCGCGCGGGCGACGTGCCGCTGCTGACGAAGGTGCCCGCGGAGACCCACCGACCGCCGTTCGTCCGGACGTACCTCTCGCGAGCGGACGGAGTGCGCCTCGCCGAGCGACTGGCCGAGTACGGGTACGACGCGGTGGTGCCCGTCGAGAGTTCGACGTTCTGGGACGCGAGCATCGTCCGCGGGCGGTTCCCCGACCGGGCGTGGGAGGCCCCCGCGTTCCAGTCGGGGTACGCCGCGGCCTTCGGCGGGCCGCGCCGGGCGCGCCTCGTCGAGTTCCTCACTCGGGTCGCGACCCGGCGGACGCCCTTCGAGGCGGCGTGGAACGCCGAGTTCTGTCGCGAGGTGCGCGGACGCGTGGACGTGCCCGTCCTCTGTGAGGGCGGGGTCCGCGGACGGGAGGAGATGGACCGCCTGCTGGGCGAGGCCTGTGACATGGTGGGCGTCGGACGTCCCTTCTACGCCGAACCGCGCCTGGCGGCCCGGTTGCTCGCCGACCCGGACGCGCGGGCGGCCTGCCGGAACTGCAACAACTGCGTCGTCCCGCAGGCGGCGGGCGCGGAGGGCGTCTGTCGGACCCCCTCCGTGCTCCGGGAACGGGCCGCCCGCAAGGAGCGGGGGGAGTACGACGCCCCCGGGGACCGATAG
- the pyrF gene encoding orotidine-5'-phosphate decarboxylase, whose amino-acid sequence MAAPFFDRLAERIDGVDSVVSVGLDPDPKRIPDHLADHDLPRWAFNRRIIDATHEHAACYKPNVAFYEDSDGWRALRETVAYAEGKGVPVLLDAKRGDIGNTARQYAKLLDHADAVTVNPYLGRDSLEPFLSRADKGVFVLCRTSNPGGADFQNLEVGPNKRLFEYVAQRAAEWNENDNVGLVVGATAPDELEGVRELVPDLPFLVPGVGAQGGDAEAAVEFGLADGVGLVNSSRSIIFAGEGESFDAAARQAAKRLKDRLNRYRAGE is encoded by the coding sequence ATGGCCGCCCCCTTCTTCGACCGACTCGCCGAGCGAATCGACGGCGTCGACAGCGTCGTCTCGGTGGGACTCGACCCGGACCCGAAGCGCATCCCCGACCACCTCGCGGACCACGACCTGCCCCGGTGGGCGTTCAACCGCCGCATCATCGACGCGACCCACGAACACGCCGCCTGCTACAAGCCGAACGTGGCCTTCTACGAGGACAGCGACGGCTGGCGCGCCCTGCGCGAGACCGTCGCCTACGCCGAGGGGAAGGGCGTTCCCGTCTTGCTGGACGCCAAGCGCGGCGACATCGGCAACACGGCCCGGCAGTACGCGAAACTGCTGGACCACGCGGACGCCGTCACGGTCAACCCCTACCTCGGGCGGGACTCCCTCGAACCGTTCCTCTCGCGGGCGGACAAGGGCGTGTTCGTCCTCTGTCGCACCTCCAACCCCGGCGGCGCTGACTTCCAGAACCTCGAGGTCGGCCCGAACAAGCGCCTGTTCGAGTACGTCGCCCAGCGTGCGGCCGAGTGGAACGAGAACGACAACGTCGGCCTCGTCGTGGGTGCGACGGCCCCCGACGAACTCGAAGGCGTGCGCGAACTCGTCCCGGACCTGCCCTTCCTCGTTCCCGGCGTGGGCGCACAGGGCGGCGACGCCGAGGCCGCAGTCGAGTTCGGCCTCGCCGACGGGGTGGGGCTGGTCAACTCCTCGCGGAGCATCATCTTCGCCGGCGAGGGCGAGAGCTTCGACGCCGCCGCGCGACAGGCCGCGAAGCGACTCAAGGACCGTCTGAACCGCTATCGAGCGGGCGAGTAA
- a CDS encoding J domain-containing protein: MLGAVFGALAAFLAVLGLVVEPLLLLLAVPFGVVTYFMWYQASGRLVERVYASVEGAARVDDTTRARARTNGGGRGGFGAGPREEWDPASEWARRERVGGPEGRRRTGRAGASGQRDRRKPQTASGPTRLEAYDILGLDPQADQRAVKRAYRERVKTAHPDTPEGSEEEFKRVNAAYERLSE; the protein is encoded by the coding sequence ATGCTCGGGGCGGTGTTCGGGGCGTTGGCGGCCTTCCTCGCCGTCCTCGGCCTCGTCGTGGAGCCGTTGCTCCTCCTGTTGGCCGTCCCGTTCGGCGTCGTCACCTACTTCATGTGGTACCAGGCGTCGGGCAGACTCGTCGAACGCGTCTACGCCAGCGTCGAGGGGGCCGCCCGCGTGGACGACACGACTCGCGCCCGCGCGCGGACGAACGGCGGCGGGCGCGGCGGGTTCGGTGCGGGCCCCCGCGAGGAGTGGGACCCGGCGAGCGAGTGGGCGCGTCGGGAGCGCGTGGGCGGACCCGAGGGCCGGCGCCGCACCGGGCGCGCCGGAGCGAGCGGGCAGCGGGATCGCCGGAAACCGCAGACCGCGAGCGGGCCGACCCGACTGGAGGCGTACGACATCCTCGGGCTGGACCCGCAGGCAGACCAGAGGGCGGTCAAGCGCGCCTACCGCGAGCGGGTGAAGACGGCCCACCCGGACACGCCCGAGGGGAGCGAAGAGGAGTTCAAGCGGGTCAACGCAGCCTACGAGCGCCTGAGCGAGTGA
- a CDS encoding phosphoglycolate phosphatase, with product MTPPLAVDIDGTLTDSNRALDPRVLDPIREWPEPVVVATGKALPYPVGLCEFLGIPVRVIAENGGAVYLADDDELEFHGDREAAQRVVEEYRELGHEVGYGKVDFTNRWRETELAVNLDQPLEPLKELAAAHGMHVFDTGYAYHVTSPGVDKGEGLRAVCDRLGVGIEEFAVVGDSENDAAAFELAGTAVAVANADETAKAAADHVTEGSYGDGFLEALDSLRDA from the coding sequence ATGACCCCGCCACTCGCCGTCGACATCGACGGGACGCTCACGGACTCGAATCGGGCGCTCGACCCGCGCGTCCTCGACCCCATCCGCGAGTGGCCCGAACCCGTCGTCGTCGCCACCGGGAAGGCCCTGCCGTACCCCGTCGGCCTCTGTGAGTTCCTCGGCATCCCGGTCCGCGTCATCGCGGAGAACGGCGGCGCGGTGTACCTCGCGGACGACGACGAACTGGAGTTCCACGGCGACCGGGAGGCCGCACAGCGAGTCGTCGAGGAGTACCGCGAACTGGGCCACGAGGTGGGGTACGGGAAGGTGGATTTCACGAACCGCTGGCGCGAGACGGAGCTGGCGGTCAACTTGGACCAGCCGCTCGAACCGCTGAAGGAACTCGCCGCCGCCCACGGGATGCACGTCTTCGACACGGGCTACGCCTACCACGTCACCAGCCCCGGCGTCGACAAGGGCGAGGGCCTGCGGGCGGTGTGCGACCGTCTCGGCGTCGGTATCGAGGAGTTCGCCGTCGTCGGTGACTCCGAGAACGACGCCGCGGCGTTCGAACTCGCGGGGACGGCCGTCGCGGTGGCGAACGCGGACGAGACGGCGAAGGCCGCCGCCGACCACGTCACCGAGGGGAGCTACGGCGACGGGTTCCTCGAGGCCCTCGACTCCCTCCGGGATGCGTGA
- a CDS encoding DMT family transporter yields MRERVAALAPLLAAVLWGGLYVVSAWGFEAVPPLTLAFFRMVVASAVLYAVVRATKPRRSFSRREWVSFAALGGWVAVSLATQYLGTALTSAGQGSLVTILTPVATLALGVTVLGESLSVRGAAGMALATVGTFALVLARSGADAGGSLLGSGMLVVASLTFAVYTVYGKPLIRRYSALEAATYATLCSMPLFALFALGEVLFLPGAFDVRVTLPLVAAVGYLGVFGTAAAWYLWYKGMEYTDAGTIAVFFFAQPVVGVALGALLLGEQVGWEFLASGGVMLVGIYLASTAESPESAEPTEGPNTD; encoded by the coding sequence ATGCGTGAGCGCGTCGCCGCCCTCGCCCCCCTGCTGGCGGCGGTGCTGTGGGGCGGTCTCTACGTCGTCAGCGCGTGGGGGTTCGAGGCCGTCCCGCCGCTGACGCTCGCGTTCTTCCGGATGGTCGTCGCGAGCGCCGTCCTGTACGCGGTGGTCCGGGCGACCAAGCCCCGGCGGTCGTTCTCCCGGCGCGAATGGGTGTCGTTCGCCGCGCTCGGGGGATGGGTCGCCGTCTCCCTCGCCACGCAGTACCTGGGGACTGCGCTTACCTCCGCGGGGCAGGGCTCGCTCGTGACCATCCTGACGCCGGTGGCGACGCTGGCGCTGGGGGTGACCGTCCTCGGCGAGTCGCTATCGGTGCGCGGCGCGGCGGGGATGGCGCTCGCGACGGTCGGGACGTTCGCGCTCGTCCTCGCGCGCTCGGGCGCGGACGCCGGCGGGAGCCTCCTCGGGTCCGGCATGCTCGTGGTGGCGAGTCTCACGTTCGCGGTCTACACCGTCTACGGGAAGCCGCTGATACGGCGCTACTCGGCGCTGGAAGCCGCGACGTACGCGACGCTGTGCTCGATGCCGCTGTTCGCCCTGTTCGCCCTCGGCGAGGTCCTGTTTCTCCCCGGGGCGTTCGACGTGCGGGTCACGCTCCCACTCGTGGCGGCGGTGGGCTACCTCGGCGTGTTCGGGACGGCGGCGGCGTGGTACCTCTGGTACAAGGGCATGGAGTACACCGACGCGGGCACCATCGCGGTGTTCTTCTTCGCCCAACCGGTCGTCGGGGTGGCGCTGGGGGCACTCCTGCTCGGCGAGCAGGTCGGCTGGGAGTTCCTCGCTAGCGGCGGCGTGATGCTCGTCGGCATCTACCTCGCGAGCACGGCGGAGTCCCCGGAGTCCGCCGAACCGACCGAGGGACCGAACACCGACTGA